The DNA region GTATGCGTTCTGGCTCTCTATCCTCGATCGCGTATATATCAAAGCAGCTGGGTGGTACAGTTTGAGAACTATTCTTTCATTGATCTCTTCCGGTATTCCCCATTCTAACTTACGATCCGGACAAAAGGCCTTTTCTGCAGTATTGCCAAGTAGAATGATTGCCTTGGGATCAAGCAGTTCTATCTGCCTGTTCAGGAATGGTTTACAAGCTTCAAGTTCTTTCTTGTTAGGATTGCGGTTTTTTGGAGGCCTGCACTTGATGGTATTGATGACTGCCCAATCGCGATCCTCAAGTCCGGCATAGTCAATAAGTTCGTCCAGTATCTTCCCTGCACGTCCGCAAAAAGGAACTCCTGTCTCATCTTCATTTTTCCCAGGGGCTTCTCCGATAAATAGTACTTTAGGTTTATCCGATCCCTTGCGGACGACCTTATTGATTACTGTCTCAGAAAGCGGACATGCCGTACATTCAAAGATATTCTTTTCAACATCCTCGAGTGTTTTCCATTCAGAGCTCATTTTCATCCTCCACTTCCTTTATGATATCCTCGGCGATCTTTGCGTTCATGAGTAGATCGTCCACAGTCGCGATCATGGATGATATCTTCTCTGTTCTTATGTTTATGGATGCCTGTTCTTTTCCTATCATTGTTTCCATGTTGGTAAGATTGTCAGGTTTTAGTGAAAGTGCAACTTTCCTTGCAATATCAGGTGCATCGGGGCTGTTGAACTTGATCGTCGTGGATATCTTCATAATTTCACATCAGTTTTTCACATTAGCTCAGCTGTTCTCCGACAATGTCATTGACAAGCGCAATGAATTCCTCTGTTTTTCCAAGTGGTATTGATGCACCGGAAGCTACACTGTGCCCTCCGCCATCCCCGCCAACAGATGATGCTGCAGTTCGCATTGCATAGGCAAGGTCAAGTCCTTTTTCGACCAGTTCACGGCTTCCTCTCCCGGATATCTTGATAACGCCTTCGACTTCGTTAATTGCGATGAATGGCATGTCCGGATGTACGTATCTTATAATTGTACTGGCTACCATTCCTGTGGATTCAAGTTCCTTTCCACTCAGGTAGTAGATGTTCTTACCCTTTTGCAAGAGCTCTTCTGCTTTCTTAATGTCTGCGATGATAGCCTTCTGGCTTTTGAGAGTTATGTCCTGTGCTTCTTCCAGTGCTGACTCGTCCTTCATACAAAGTGCAATGGCAAGTCCGGGAACTTTTTGTTTACCGCAGGTGTTCATGATGGCTACAAGATCGTAGGCATTCCTGACAACCTCTCTGTTCAGTATATATACATCACCGATAGCAGCATCAATGGCTTCGGGACTGGCGGTTTTTGTAAGTTTTAATGCAATTGTGGAAGTGAGTTTTTGCAGTTGTTCAGTATCAAGTGAATCAATGTTGCCGTGTATGTCAAGCATTTTCAGGAACTGATCGATCTTCTCACGTTCGCCTGTAATCTCTAAGTAGGGTTCCGGTGTGTTCTCCAGTATGTCCGCAACATCGCCGCCGCCCACTTTCAGTCCCTTTTTGACAGAAACGATCCCGGCTTCAACAGCTTCATCCAGTATGACCTTGTTCGCAGTTTCGAACAGTTGTTTATCTCCAACGGCACCTGCGATAGCAAGTCCTGCAAGGTCAATATTCTCTTCATCCAGAGCCTTTGCAACGAGGTATGTTGTAGTGGCCGCACACAGGTGTACTGCTCCGTCAATTCCGACCATATGTGGGTTTATCATGGCTTTAGCTGGTGAATCTCCGACTGGCTTGTGGTGGTCGATCACGATCACATCTTGTTCGACCTTTTCTATTATCTCTGATTGCCCGCTACCCATGTCGCAGAATATCACAATATCATCATCAGAAGTAGTTTCATTTACCATCTCTGCAATGGTTTCATCCAGACGTCCAATGATCGTCAGATGGTATGGTATCCCTTTTCTGAGCAGTGCCTGACAGATGATTGCGGCTGAAGATATGCCGTCTGCATCATTATGAGAGATTACACGTGCATGTTCATATTCTTCAATGATGGAAGCTATCTGTTTTGCAAGTTCTATTAAATTCTGCATTTCTATCAATCAGATCACCGTTTATTAATGTAAAAGTGGTTCTGTGTCACCTGACAACCTCTCCGGGTTTCGTAAAGCTTCCACTTTTCATGACCGTTCCTACGTTTATGCTGGTGTTTATTCCGGTGTGGACATCGTCGCCCATGATGACGCCAAGCTTCCTTCTTCCTGAATCGGTCCTCTTTCCCTTGATATTGACCTTTATGTTCCTGCCATCATGTCTGAGGTTGGCAACTTTTGTTCCGGCACCGAAATTGCACTTTCGTCCTATAATACTATCCCCTATGTAGGTCAGGTGTCCGATCTTCGTATCATCCATTATGATGCAGTTCTTAACTTCAACGGCATTTCCAATATGAACCCTGTTCCCGATAGTTGTTGAGGGTCGTATGAAACAATTAGGTCCTATGTCGCAATCTTTTCCTATCACCACAGGTCCGATTATATATGCCCCGTTGCGTATGAGGGTTCCTTCTCCCACACTCACATCGCCTATTAGGGTGGCATTAGGTTCTACAAGACCTGATCTCACCGGCTTCATCTCTTCTAACAGAACTGCATTAGCATCGAGGAGGTCCCACGGTCTGCCGATGTCTATCCATTCTTCTTCCAGGACCTCATAACCAACATTGGCATCGCTATCTATTAGCATCTGAAGTGAATCCGTGATCTCGTATTCTTCTCTTGGTGACAGTGGGGTATTTTCGATAAGTTCAAAAATAGATTCTCTGAATAGGTATATTCCTGCATTGGCAAGGTCTGTAGGTGGGTTTTCAGGTTTTTCTATTATTCTGGAAACGTTATCACCGCTGGTCTCGATGACACCGAAATCCGAAGGATTTTCCACATGTTTGACCGTGATGACCGCATCCTCTTTTCTTTCGGTCATCCTCCTAATGTGTGATGAACTGACAAGAACATCTCCATTGAGTACGATAAACTTGTCTTTGACGTATTCTTTTGCACATCCAATGGCATTGGCTGTACCAAGCTGTTCTTTCTGGTGAACGTAGTCAATAGTAATACCTCGTTCCTCTCCACTGCCAAAGTATTCACTGATTCTTTCTTCATTGTAACCTGTAATGAACACGAATCCTTCAATACCTGCTTTTATTGCTGCATCAACTATATGTTCAAGCATCGGTTTGTTGGCTATCGGAAGCATAACCTTAGGAATTTTGGATGTCAATGGTCGCATCCGGGTACCTTCTCCGGCTGCAAGTACTACCGCTTTCATGCC from Methanococcoides methylutens includes:
- a CDS encoding DHH family phosphoesterase translates to MIEMQNLIELAKQIASIIEEYEHARVISHNDADGISSAAIICQALLRKGIPYHLTIIGRLDETIAEMVNETTSDDDIVIFCDMGSGQSEIIEKVEQDVIVIDHHKPVGDSPAKAMINPHMVGIDGAVHLCAATTTYLVAKALDEENIDLAGLAIAGAVGDKQLFETANKVILDEAVEAGIVSVKKGLKVGGGDVADILENTPEPYLEITGEREKIDQFLKMLDIHGNIDSLDTEQLQKLTSTIALKLTKTASPEAIDAAIGDVYILNREVVRNAYDLVAIMNTCGKQKVPGLAIALCMKDESALEEAQDITLKSQKAIIADIKKAEELLQKGKNIYYLSGKELESTGMVASTIIRYVHPDMPFIAINEVEGVIKISGRGSRELVEKGLDLAYAMRTAASSVGGDGGGHSVASGASIPLGKTEEFIALVNDIVGEQLS
- a CDS encoding KEOPS complex subunit Pcc1 — translated: MKISTTIKFNSPDAPDIARKVALSLKPDNLTNMETMIGKEQASINIRTEKISSMIATVDDLLMNAKIAEDIIKEVEDENEL
- a CDS encoding uracil-DNA glycosylase, whose product is MSSEWKTLEDVEKNIFECTACPLSETVINKVVRKGSDKPKVLFIGEAPGKNEDETGVPFCGRAGKILDELIDYAGLEDRDWAVINTIKCRPPKNRNPNKKELEACKPFLNRQIELLDPKAIILLGNTAEKAFCPDRKLEWGIPEEINERIVLKLYHPAALIYTRSRIESQNAYIDQNKHLFE
- the glmU gene encoding bifunctional sugar-1-phosphate nucleotidylyltransferase/acetyltransferase; the protein is MKAVVLAAGEGTRMRPLTSKIPKVMLPIANKPMLEHIVDAAIKAGIEGFVFITGYNEERISEYFGSGEERGITIDYVHQKEQLGTANAIGCAKEYVKDKFIVLNGDVLVSSSHIRRMTERKEDAVITVKHVENPSDFGVIETSGDNVSRIIEKPENPPTDLANAGIYLFRESIFELIENTPLSPREEYEITDSLQMLIDSDANVGYEVLEEEWIDIGRPWDLLDANAVLLEEMKPVRSGLVEPNATLIGDVSVGEGTLIRNGAYIIGPVVIGKDCDIGPNCFIRPSTTIGNRVHIGNAVEVKNCIIMDDTKIGHLTYIGDSIIGRKCNFGAGTKVANLRHDGRNIKVNIKGKRTDSGRRKLGVIMGDDVHTGINTSINVGTVMKSGSFTKPGEVVR